One window of Saccharopolyspora phatthalungensis genomic DNA carries:
- a CDS encoding GNAT family N-acetyltransferase, with protein MSFTYAHRLATREDLPSIIDIYNSAIPSKTATCDLEPVTVASREAWFEISTPDRHPIWVGYESGSPQTVTGYLSFEPFLNSRPGYDVTADLALYLHPEHRGRGQGAYLLREAIAHAPNLVRQQPFGF; from the coding sequence GTGTCCTTCACCTACGCTCACCGGCTCGCCACCCGCGAGGACTTGCCCTCGATCATCGACATTTACAACTCCGCCATACCAAGCAAGACCGCTACTTGCGACCTGGAACCTGTTACTGTCGCTTCCCGAGAGGCATGGTTCGAAATTTCGACTCCGGATCGCCATCCCATCTGGGTCGGCTACGAATCCGGCTCTCCGCAGACTGTGACGGGCTACCTGTCTTTCGAACCTTTCCTCAATAGCCGCCCCGGATACGATGTGACCGCAGATCTCGCCCTGTATCTCCACCCTGAACATCGCGGCCGGGGGCAGGGGGCCTATCTGCTTCGTGAGGCGATTGCGCATGCTCCGAACCTAGTACGGCAGCAGCCATTTGGTTTTTGA
- a CDS encoding DUF2637 domain-containing protein, producing MSNQPKSTKSGHGLWLSRAALGFVALAAVMGWGASFVGLHAYGQDQMVGFSYWTAWLIPATFDGAAFGATLITYRASIYGRSAVRGRLLMWTFTAISSWINWIHQTTPEARVVAAGLPVAAVAVFDVVLAELRADYEERHGKRRLRLRPGLLVLRWLVDRDGTSGAFRRQVTDIPVSEIAGLGTPSHEQVAPEASTLAVPEDRTAQPGDQPIPIVPQPRSGAPAQAPTNPEPPQIAGSLSQQAEPELREAAAPRQPGPKPRHAPAPPQPEPGPQRNSTTLSEADPLQNATTPLPEAEPPQNSANSRPEPEPQRSATEPEPQAAPEIAMHTETAETPSAEPEVNTEDRSDNDRSETQPDETQSGAKADDQLGQDPSPGETEPETSASPEAVENRDDVKTPARPIGVESAEQTLTLPPVPAEPLTDENKRTFARRDYRLSLEIGEPITGAQLGQRYGFSERWGRRQIAAVRVEMEHDEQTYNRQLISVD from the coding sequence TTGAGCAATCAACCGAAGAGCACGAAATCCGGCCACGGTCTCTGGCTGTCCCGTGCTGCACTGGGATTCGTGGCCCTTGCGGCGGTGATGGGCTGGGGCGCCAGTTTCGTCGGCCTGCACGCCTACGGCCAGGACCAGATGGTCGGCTTCAGCTACTGGACGGCCTGGCTGATTCCGGCCACCTTCGACGGGGCGGCCTTCGGTGCCACGCTGATCACCTACCGCGCCTCGATCTACGGACGCAGCGCGGTGCGCGGTCGGCTGCTGATGTGGACCTTCACCGCGATCTCGTCGTGGATCAACTGGATCCACCAGACGACGCCGGAGGCCCGGGTCGTTGCCGCCGGTCTCCCGGTCGCGGCGGTCGCGGTGTTCGACGTGGTCCTGGCCGAGTTGCGCGCCGACTACGAAGAGCGGCACGGCAAGCGCCGCCTCCGCCTTCGGCCGGGACTTCTGGTGCTGCGCTGGTTGGTGGACCGCGACGGCACCTCCGGAGCGTTCCGCCGCCAGGTCACCGATATCCCGGTGTCGGAGATCGCTGGCCTCGGCACCCCGTCCCACGAACAAGTCGCGCCAGAGGCGTCAACCCTCGCGGTGCCGGAAGACCGCACCGCGCAGCCCGGCGACCAGCCGATCCCCATCGTCCCGCAGCCTCGTTCGGGCGCACCGGCACAAGCGCCGACTAACCCCGAGCCACCACAAATCGCGGGTTCCCTATCACAGCAAGCCGAACCCGAGCTACGGGAAGCCGCCGCACCTCGACAGCCCGGCCCCAAGCCGCGACACGCCCCTGCACCGCCACAGCCCGAACCCGGGCCGCAGCGGAACTCCACAACCCTGTCTGAAGCTGACCCGCTGCAGAACGCCACAACCCCGCTTCCTGAAGCCGAACCGCCGCAGAACTCCGCGAATTCGCGGCCTGAACCCGAACCGCAGCGGTCCGCAACCGAACCAGAACCTCAGGCAGCTCCGGAAATCGCGATGCACACGGAGACCGCGGAAACACCGTCGGCTGAACCCGAGGTAAACACCGAAGATCGATCCGACAACGACCGATCCGAAACCCAGCCGGACGAAACCCAGTCGGGCGCCAAGGCCGACGACCAGCTCGGCCAGGATCCCAGCCCCGGCGAAACCGAACCCGAGACCTCCGCCAGCCCCGAAGCGGTCGAGAACCGCGACGACGTCAAGACGCCAGCGAGGCCGATCGGGGTCGAGTCGGCGGAGCAAACCCTAACGCTGCCACCGGTCCCGGCCGAGCCCCTGACAGACGAGAACAAGCGAACCTTCGCCCGGCGCGACTATCGCCTGTCCCTGGAGATCGGCGAACCGATCACCGGGGCTCAGCTGGGCCAACGCTACGGCTTCTCGGAACGCTGGGGCCGCCGCCAGATCGCGGCGGTCCGAGTCGAAATGGAACACGACGAACAAACATACAATCGCCAGTTGATCAGCGTCGACTGA
- a CDS encoding sodium-translocating pyrophosphatase, with protein MDLAQQATGIELGGADYAVVGVVMVIALAALAFGYVLIKEVLSAGQGTAKMQDIAKGVQEGASAYLNRQFRTLAIFAVAVFLVLFALPAETTGEQIGRSIFFLFGAAFSATIGYLGMWLSTRANVRVAAAAREAGQGREKAMRVAFRTGGVVGMITVGLGLFGAALVVLVYAGGAPRVLEGFGFGAALLAMFMRVGGGIFTKAADVGADLVGKVEQNIPEDDPRNAATIADNVGDNVGDCAGMAADLFESYAVTLVASLILGTAAFGLHGLLFPLIVPALGVITAVIGVYITKARTGESALTAINRSFYISAGISAVLCAIAAMLYLPSTFGELTGVSESIRATGGSPALIALVAVIIGILLAVVILKLTGYFTATEHRPVRDVGKSSLTGAATVILSGLSVGFESAVFTALIIGAAVFGAFLLSGSLPVALFAIALAGCGLLTTVGVIVAMDTFGPVSDNAQGIAEMSGDVEGEGAKILTELDAVGNTTKAITKGIAIATAVLAATALFGSYTDAIGVALADVAGRLSVSEFFVYAPNVLVGVVIGASVVFLFSGLAINAVSRAAGAVVYEVRRQFRDKPGIMDGSERPEYGRVVDICTRDSLRELATPGLLAVLAPIAVGFGLGVGPLAGYLAGAIATGTLMAIFLANSGGAWDNSKKLVEDGYHGGKGSEAHSATVIGDTVGDPFKDTAGPAINPLLKVMNLVSVLIAPAVVTLAVGADANPALRISIAVVAALVIIGAVAVSRRRSTAIAESSTSDDKAVNGAA; from the coding sequence ATGGACCTCGCCCAGCAAGCCACCGGTATCGAGCTCGGCGGCGCCGACTACGCCGTGGTCGGCGTCGTCATGGTGATCGCCCTGGCCGCATTGGCCTTTGGCTACGTCCTGATCAAAGAGGTGCTGTCCGCGGGCCAAGGCACGGCCAAGATGCAGGACATCGCCAAGGGCGTGCAGGAAGGCGCATCGGCCTACCTGAACCGGCAGTTCCGCACCCTGGCGATCTTCGCGGTGGCCGTTTTCCTGGTGCTGTTCGCGCTACCCGCGGAGACCACCGGCGAACAGATCGGCCGGTCGATCTTCTTCCTGTTCGGCGCCGCCTTCTCGGCCACCATCGGCTACCTCGGCATGTGGCTGTCCACCCGCGCGAACGTCCGCGTCGCGGCGGCTGCCCGCGAGGCCGGCCAGGGGCGCGAGAAGGCGATGCGAGTCGCATTCCGCACCGGCGGCGTCGTCGGCATGATCACCGTCGGACTGGGCCTGTTCGGCGCCGCGCTGGTGGTGCTGGTCTACGCCGGCGGTGCCCCGCGCGTGCTGGAGGGCTTCGGCTTTGGCGCCGCCCTGCTGGCGATGTTCATGCGGGTCGGCGGCGGCATCTTCACCAAGGCGGCCGACGTGGGCGCCGACCTGGTCGGCAAGGTCGAGCAGAACATCCCGGAGGACGATCCGCGCAACGCCGCCACGATCGCCGACAACGTCGGGGACAACGTCGGCGACTGCGCCGGCATGGCGGCCGACCTATTCGAGTCCTACGCGGTCACGCTGGTCGCCTCGCTGATCCTGGGCACGGCCGCGTTCGGCCTGCACGGCCTGCTGTTCCCGCTGATCGTGCCCGCGCTCGGTGTGATCACCGCCGTGATCGGCGTCTACATCACCAAGGCACGCACCGGGGAGAGCGCGCTGACCGCTATCAACCGGTCGTTCTACATCTCGGCCGGGATCTCCGCGGTGCTCTGCGCGATCGCCGCGATGCTTTACCTGCCCAGCACCTTCGGCGAACTCACCGGGGTCTCCGAGAGCATCCGCGCCACCGGCGGCAGCCCGGCGCTGATCGCGCTGGTCGCGGTCATCATCGGCATCCTGCTCGCGGTGGTCATCCTCAAGCTCACCGGCTACTTCACCGCCACCGAGCACCGGCCGGTGCGCGATGTCGGCAAGTCGTCGCTGACGGGCGCGGCCACCGTGATCCTGTCCGGCCTGTCGGTGGGCTTCGAGTCCGCCGTGTTCACCGCGCTGATCATCGGCGCGGCGGTCTTCGGCGCGTTCCTGCTGTCCGGTTCGCTGCCGGTGGCGCTGTTCGCCATCGCGCTGGCCGGCTGCGGCCTGCTGACCACCGTCGGCGTGATCGTCGCGATGGACACCTTCGGCCCGGTCAGCGACAACGCCCAGGGCATCGCCGAGATGTCCGGTGACGTCGAGGGCGAGGGCGCGAAGATCCTCACCGAGCTGGACGCCGTCGGCAACACCACCAAGGCGATCACCAAGGGCATCGCGATCGCGACGGCGGTGCTGGCCGCCACCGCGCTGTTCGGGTCCTACACGGACGCGATCGGCGTTGCGCTGGCCGATGTGGCTGGGCGGCTGAGCGTCTCCGAGTTCTTCGTCTACGCGCCGAACGTGCTAGTGGGCGTGGTCATCGGGGCGTCGGTGGTGTTCCTGTTCTCCGGTCTGGCGATCAACGCGGTGTCCCGCGCTGCCGGGGCCGTGGTCTACGAGGTGCGGCGGCAGTTCCGGGACAAGCCGGGGATCATGGACGGCTCGGAGCGTCCCGAGTACGGCAGGGTCGTCGACATCTGCACCCGCGACTCGCTGCGCGAGCTGGCCACCCCGGGGCTGCTCGCGGTGCTGGCTCCGATCGCGGTCGGTTTCGGCCTGGGCGTCGGCCCGCTGGCGGGTTACCTCGCCGGTGCCATCGCCACCGGCACCCTGATGGCCATCTTCCTGGCCAACTCCGGTGGTGCCTGGGACAACTCGAAGAAGCTGGTCGAGGACGGCTACCACGGCGGCAAGGGCTCCGAGGCGCACTCCGCCACGGTCATCGGCGACACCGTGGGCGACCCGTTCAAGGACACCGCGGGTCCGGCGATCAACCCGCTGCTGAAGGTGATGAACCTGGTGTCGGTGCTGATCGCGCCGGCCGTGGTGACCCTCGCCGTGGGCGCCGACGCGAACCCGGCGCTGCGGATCAGCATCGCGGTCGTCGCCGCCCTGGTGATCATCGGGGCGGTCGCGGTCTCCAGGCGCCGTTCGACGGCGATCGCGGAGTCATCCACGTCCGACGACAAAGCGGTGAACGGCGCGGCTTGA
- the topA gene encoding type I DNA topoisomerase yields the protein MAGSTRTKKAGGTGRASGPPNGAGSAGRRLVIVESPAKAKKIASYLGSNFIVESSRGHIRDLPKNAKDVPEKYKGQAWARLGVDVDNDFEPLYLVTADKKSTVTELKDALKQVDEVYLATDGDREGEAIAWHLMETLKPKVPVRRMVFHEITESAIQAAAANPRDLDHDLVDAQETRRILDRLYGYEVSPVLWKKVMPKLSAGRVQSVATRIVVERERERIKFVSAEYWDISATMDAGPDASPRRFGARLVNVDGAKLATGRDFGPDGQLKNADARVLTEEQARNLAAALTDARLHVSSVEEKPYTRKPYAPFMTSTLQQEASRKLRFSADRTMRTAQRLYENGYITYMRTDSTTLSETAIAAARNQARDLYGEQYLSPQPRQYNRKVKNAQEAHEAIRPAGESFRTPGEVAAELSNDVDGYKLYELIWQRTIASQMADAKGTTLSVRITGTAASGEECIFAASGRTITFAGFLKAYVEAVDSEAGGVADDAESRLPQLVRDQPITAPELSPDGHITNPPPRFTEASLVKTLEELGIGRPSTYASIISTVQERGYVWKKGSALVPSWIAFAVVGLLEKHFGRLVDYDFTAALEDELDRIAEGRQQRTRWLSGFYFGGEVGPEDSIGRAGGLKKLVGSGVEEIDPREINSIPMFTDDEDRTVYVRVGRYGPYLERTLADSSSQRANLPDDLPPDELTTEIAEKLFATPMEGRSLGTDPETGHEVVAKEGRFGPYVTEILPEGSKGKPRTGSLFKSMSLETVTLDDALELLSLPRVVGKDPESGNEITAQNGRYGPYLKKGTDSRSLETEQQIFSITLEEALKIYAQPKQRGRRAAAPPLRELGEAPDTGKPLVIKDGRFGPYVTDGETNASLRKGDDVESLTMDRAVELLAERRAKAPAKKKPAAKKTTTTKSKSTTTKKKASSSSKSS from the coding sequence GTGGCTGGGTCGACACGGACGAAGAAGGCCGGCGGTACCGGCCGGGCTTCGGGGCCCCCCAACGGGGCTGGCTCCGCGGGTCGGCGCTTGGTGATCGTCGAGTCGCCTGCGAAGGCCAAGAAGATCGCCTCCTACCTGGGCTCGAACTTCATCGTCGAATCGTCTCGCGGGCACATCCGGGACCTGCCGAAGAACGCCAAGGACGTGCCCGAGAAGTACAAGGGCCAGGCGTGGGCCCGGCTGGGCGTTGACGTGGACAACGACTTCGAACCGCTGTACCTGGTGACCGCGGACAAGAAGTCGACGGTCACCGAGCTCAAGGATGCGTTGAAGCAGGTCGACGAGGTCTACCTCGCCACGGACGGTGACCGCGAGGGCGAGGCGATCGCCTGGCACCTGATGGAGACGCTGAAGCCGAAGGTGCCGGTGCGCCGGATGGTGTTCCACGAGATCACCGAATCGGCGATCCAGGCGGCCGCGGCCAACCCGCGTGACCTGGACCACGACCTGGTGGACGCGCAGGAGACCCGCCGCATCCTGGACCGGCTGTACGGCTACGAGGTCAGCCCGGTGCTGTGGAAGAAGGTCATGCCGAAGCTCTCGGCGGGCCGCGTGCAGTCGGTGGCGACCCGGATCGTGGTCGAGCGGGAGCGCGAGCGGATTAAGTTCGTCTCGGCCGAGTACTGGGACATCTCCGCGACGATGGACGCCGGGCCGGACGCCTCGCCGCGCCGCTTCGGTGCCCGCCTGGTCAACGTGGACGGCGCGAAGCTGGCCACGGGCCGCGACTTCGGCCCGGACGGGCAGCTGAAGAACGCCGACGCGCGGGTGCTGACCGAGGAACAGGCCCGCAATCTCGCCGCCGCGCTCACCGACGCGCGGCTGCACGTCTCCAGCGTCGAGGAAAAGCCGTACACGCGGAAGCCGTACGCGCCGTTCATGACCTCGACGCTGCAGCAGGAAGCCAGCCGCAAGCTGCGGTTCTCGGCCGACCGGACGATGCGCACGGCGCAACGGTTGTACGAAAACGGCTACATCACCTACATGCGTACCGACTCGACGACGCTGTCCGAGACGGCGATCGCGGCGGCGCGCAATCAGGCCCGCGACCTCTACGGCGAGCAGTACCTGTCGCCGCAGCCGCGCCAGTACAACCGCAAGGTGAAGAACGCCCAAGAGGCGCACGAGGCGATCCGCCCCGCGGGCGAGAGCTTCCGCACCCCGGGCGAGGTCGCGGCCGAGCTGAGCAACGACGTCGACGGCTACAAGCTCTACGAGTTGATCTGGCAGCGGACCATCGCCTCCCAGATGGCCGATGCGAAGGGCACCACGCTGTCGGTGCGTATCACCGGCACGGCAGCCAGCGGCGAGGAATGCATCTTCGCCGCGTCCGGTCGCACGATCACCTTCGCCGGGTTCCTGAAGGCCTACGTCGAGGCGGTCGACTCGGAGGCAGGTGGGGTCGCCGACGACGCCGAGTCGCGGCTGCCGCAGCTGGTGCGGGACCAGCCGATCACCGCGCCGGAACTGTCGCCGGACGGGCACATCACCAACCCGCCCCCGCGTTTCACCGAGGCCAGCCTGGTCAAGACGCTGGAAGAGCTGGGCATCGGCCGGCCATCGACCTACGCGTCGATCATCAGCACCGTGCAGGAGCGCGGCTACGTGTGGAAAAAGGGCTCCGCCCTGGTCCCGTCGTGGATCGCCTTCGCCGTGGTCGGGCTGCTGGAGAAGCACTTCGGCCGGCTGGTGGACTACGACTTCACGGCCGCGCTGGAGGACGAGCTGGACCGCATCGCCGAGGGGCGCCAGCAGCGCACCCGGTGGCTGTCCGGGTTCTACTTCGGCGGCGAAGTCGGCCCGGAGGACTCGATCGGCCGGGCCGGCGGGCTGAAGAAGCTGGTCGGATCCGGGGTCGAAGAGATCGATCCGCGGGAGATCAACTCGATCCCGATGTTCACCGATGACGAGGACCGCACCGTCTACGTGCGGGTCGGGCGTTACGGCCCATACCTGGAACGAACGCTGGCGGACAGCTCGTCGCAGCGCGCGAACCTGCCGGATGACCTGCCGCCGGACGAGCTCACCACGGAGATCGCGGAGAAGCTGTTCGCCACCCCGATGGAGGGCCGCAGCCTCGGCACCGACCCGGAGACCGGGCACGAGGTGGTCGCGAAGGAAGGCCGGTTCGGTCCGTACGTCACCGAAATCCTGCCCGAGGGCAGCAAGGGAAAGCCGCGCACCGGCAGCCTGTTCAAGAGCATGTCGCTGGAAACCGTGACGCTCGACGACGCGCTGGAGCTGCTGTCGCTGCCGCGCGTGGTGGGTAAGGACCCGGAGTCCGGCAACGAGATCACCGCGCAGAACGGGCGCTACGGCCCGTATCTGAAGAAGGGCACCGACTCGCGGTCGCTGGAAACCGAGCAGCAGATCTTCTCGATCACGCTGGAGGAGGCGCTCAAGATCTACGCGCAGCCGAAGCAGCGGGGTCGGCGGGCCGCCGCGCCGCCGCTGCGGGAGCTCGGCGAGGCGCCGGACACCGGTAAGCCCCTGGTGATCAAGGACGGCCGGTTCGGCCCGTACGTCACCGACGGCGAGACCAACGCGTCGCTGCGCAAAGGCGACGACGTGGAGTCGTTGACCATGGACCGAGCGGTGGAGCTGCTCGCGGAGCGGCGGGCCAAGGCACCGGCGAAGAAGAAGCCGGCCGCGAAGAAGACCACGACGACGAAGTCGAAGAGCACGACGACGAAGAAGAAGGCCAGTTCCTCCTCCAAGTCGTCGTGA
- a CDS encoding DNA polymerase III subunit delta', which yields MQTDAPEQPRTGVWAEVVGQPDAVRTLFAAVRAAHLQVRGEPVQPGAMTHAWLFTGPPGSGRSIAARAFAAALQCVDSELPGCGHCAACRTVLHGTHADVRLVAPEGLSISVAEMRALVQAAARRPTTGQWRIVLIEDSDRLTEGAANALLKAVEEPPPRTVFLLCAPSDHPEDVSVTIRSRCRVVQLRTPLSAAIAEVLHERDGLDAALAQWAASVCGGHIGRARRLATDEEARERRESVLRIPLGLRRFSDVFTAATGLVKLAETEAVTANEDRNEAEKEELKTAMGAGGTGKGTAAATRGANAALKELEKRQKSRATRSQRDALDLALVDLAGFYRDVLVTRAGSTAPLNHPDFERSVSKAAAEWTSESTLRRLDAVLECRLALTQNVKPIIAVEAMLAVLYTG from the coding sequence ATGCAGACCGACGCTCCGGAGCAACCGAGGACCGGGGTATGGGCGGAGGTCGTCGGACAGCCCGACGCGGTGCGGACGTTATTCGCCGCTGTGCGTGCCGCCCACCTTCAGGTGCGGGGCGAGCCCGTCCAACCAGGCGCCATGACGCACGCGTGGCTGTTCACCGGGCCGCCCGGTTCGGGTCGGTCGATCGCTGCCCGCGCCTTCGCCGCGGCGCTGCAGTGCGTCGACTCGGAGTTGCCGGGCTGTGGCCACTGCGCGGCGTGCCGGACGGTGCTGCACGGCACCCACGCGGACGTGCGGCTTGTGGCGCCGGAAGGACTGTCGATCTCGGTCGCGGAAATGCGGGCGCTCGTGCAGGCCGCGGCTCGGCGGCCGACCACCGGTCAATGGCGCATCGTGTTGATCGAGGATTCCGACCGGCTCACCGAAGGCGCGGCGAACGCACTGCTCAAGGCGGTGGAGGAGCCGCCGCCGCGCACCGTGTTCCTGCTGTGCGCGCCGTCGGACCACCCGGAGGACGTGTCTGTCACGATCCGCTCCCGGTGTCGCGTCGTGCAGTTGCGCACGCCGTTGTCCGCTGCGATCGCCGAGGTGCTGCACGAGCGCGATGGCCTGGACGCGGCGCTCGCGCAGTGGGCGGCTTCGGTGTGCGGCGGCCACATCGGCCGGGCGCGGCGGCTGGCGACCGACGAGGAGGCGCGTGAGCGGCGCGAGTCGGTGCTGCGCATTCCGTTGGGCCTGCGACGGTTCTCTGATGTGTTCACGGCGGCGACCGGGCTGGTGAAGCTGGCCGAGACCGAAGCGGTCACCGCGAACGAGGACCGCAACGAGGCTGAGAAGGAAGAACTGAAGACCGCGATGGGTGCGGGTGGCACCGGCAAGGGCACGGCGGCGGCCACCCGCGGCGCGAACGCGGCGCTGAAAGAGCTGGAGAAGCGCCAGAAATCGCGCGCTACGCGCTCCCAACGGGACGCGTTGGACCTGGCGCTGGTCGATCTCGCGGGCTTCTACCGGGACGTGCTGGTGACCCGCGCGGGCTCGACCGCGCCGCTGAACCACCCGGACTTCGAGCGCTCGGTGTCCAAAGCGGCGGCGGAGTGGACGTCGGAATCGACCCTGCGCCGGCTGGACGCGGTCCTGGAATGCCGCCTGGCCCTGACCCAGAACGTCAAGCCGATCATCGCGGTGGAAGCCATGCTCGCCGTCCTCTACACCGGATAA